A window from Aquiluna borgnonia encodes these proteins:
- the prfA gene encoding peptide chain release factor 1, whose product MLDSLAGLRAEHASLQEQLSDSAVHTNPALAKKLNRRYAELSAIMSAEANVIQYTEDLAAAKELAKEDEAFAEELPNLEAMLKEANEKLRRLLIPRDPDDGRDVIMEIKAGEGGAESALFAGDLLRMYIHYAQSKGWKAEILDRTESDLGGIKDVQVAIKSTSTDPAGGVWAHLKFEGGVHRVQRVPATETQGRIHTSAAGVLIFPEVDEPEEVEISQNDIRIDVFRSSGPGGQSVNTTDSAVRITHLPTGIVVSMQNEKSQLQNREAAMRVLRARILAAQQEAIEAEQSAARKSQVRTVDRSERIRTYNFPENRIADHRTGYKAYNLDQVMDGALEPIVQSCIKLDEESRLAALQGE is encoded by the coding sequence TTGCTCGATTCGCTTGCAGGCCTCAGGGCCGAGCACGCAAGTTTGCAAGAGCAACTGAGCGACTCGGCAGTACACACCAATCCAGCTCTGGCTAAGAAGCTAAACCGTCGTTACGCCGAGCTCTCCGCAATCATGTCTGCCGAAGCTAATGTGATTCAGTACACCGAGGACCTGGCTGCTGCCAAGGAATTGGCCAAAGAGGACGAGGCCTTTGCCGAGGAGCTACCGAACCTTGAGGCGATGCTCAAAGAGGCTAACGAGAAACTTCGCCGCCTGTTGATTCCGAGAGATCCAGATGATGGTCGAGACGTAATCATGGAGATCAAGGCCGGTGAGGGTGGCGCCGAGTCAGCCCTGTTTGCCGGAGACCTGCTTCGCATGTACATCCACTACGCGCAGTCCAAGGGCTGGAAGGCTGAAATCCTAGACCGGACCGAGTCTGACCTCGGTGGGATCAAGGACGTGCAGGTGGCAATCAAATCCACGAGCACCGACCCAGCCGGGGGAGTCTGGGCGCACCTGAAATTTGAGGGTGGAGTTCACAGAGTTCAGCGTGTGCCGGCAACGGAGACCCAAGGCCGAATTCACACCTCCGCTGCGGGAGTATTGATTTTCCCCGAGGTTGATGAACCCGAGGAAGTGGAGATCAGTCAAAACGATATTCGCATCGACGTTTTCCGCTCATCAGGCCCTGGCGGGCAGTCTGTCAACACCACTGACTCTGCAGTGCGCATCACCCACTTGCCGACCGGCATCGTGGTTTCGATGCAGAATGAAAAATCTCAGTTGCAGAACCGAGAGGCTGCCATGCGTGTGCTACGCGCTCGCATCTTGGCTGCTCAGCAGGAGGCCATTGAGGCTGAGCAGTCAGCGGCTCGCAAGTCACAGGTCAGAACCGTGGATCGCTCCGAGCGCATTCGCACGTATAACTTTCCAGAGAATCGCATTGCCGATCACCGAACCGGCTACAAGGCCTACAACCTTGATCAGGTAATGGATGGTGCGCTGGAGCCGATTGTCCAGTCCTGCATCAAACTTGACGAAGAGTCCAGACTCGCGGCACTTCAGGGTGAGTAG